Proteins encoded in a region of the Novibacillus thermophilus genome:
- a CDS encoding efflux RND transporter permease subunit — translation MWLAKTAIRRPVLTVVFMIIVLALGAVSLTELNMDLIPDIHPPVGAVVASYPGAGPDEVLEKVTKPLEQRLGTLAGLKTIQSQTQEGLVLILLEFEWSEDINDKQNDVISRINQVDLPSDVDTPTFLKFDPSSIPIMQLSVMNGDETDELREEVDDIVQSLTNLSGVASADESGLLDRQIKVELDPEEMDRLGLSHADIQDVLEANHLSLPGGVVQDGDDELTTRVIGELPDVDALKDVLVTVDPATGEDVTLSDIASVDVSTEDRTLITRTNEEPSVNINVYKQSGENTAAVAAAVHDEIEELQDELDVEIVTIFDQGEYVERAVGNVSSAMISGGILAMLVLFLILRSFKSPLMIGVAIPFSVIVTFVLMYFADFTLNIMTLGGLALGIGMLVDNSIVVIENTYRHLHMGKPPKQAAAEGAGEVAAAITASTLTTLAVFLPVVFVSGIVGTIFREFAFTVSFSLLASLFVALTVVPVMAANLLKSPRKNKEKERQQSEFYTRYRSVVKWALNHRKSVIAIALVLLVAGGAGVWSVGSEFLPAMDEGLFIAEVEMPPGTGLAKTDEVTEEIEAILADERDVQDFQTVMGTAEGEAALYGDSGRHIAQIYVSLVDRNQRDRTTSEIMNALRSDIESVHDDADITLTEQTSFEAGGAPNTVGFLVSGDKEVLDDHLDEITSALEDVAHVTDVMNSEAETQPELQVTVDREKARDHGLVPAEVVAAVSEAIRGEVVTRVADDEGTERDVLLRYDRSVTESPDALNDLDVGGVTLGEVADIEEGEGPTTLQRHNLENAVEYTVQYRDATFGEMEQAVQAELDDLDLPDELDVIFIGASEMLDDAVSDLTLAAVLSVLLVFLVLAGQFESFKYPFVILFTLPLMVIGVALALFVTQTPVGVTVMIGLIVLVGIVVNNAIVMVDYINRLKQAGRMTYDAIVEASAIRLRPIVMTATTTILGLLPLSLGIGEGTEIQQPLAIAVIGGLLSSTLLTLIVIPVVYSWFDPETRYRYTYYPARPPRQLQYVDADDLALPEGDAESERTAHESSRAREDEDVQGEAGKRERQTTAEDRDGGQGTRLDEASYSSLDEQSDTADRETESRADKQQETKTQRTSDDLSWEEVLDLMSRMLEVAKKLPSRDERKENDDEER, via the coding sequence ATGTGGCTTGCCAAGACGGCGATTCGCCGTCCCGTGCTCACGGTTGTGTTTATGATCATCGTCCTCGCGCTGGGGGCGGTGTCGCTCACCGAATTAAATATGGACCTCATCCCGGACATCCACCCGCCGGTCGGCGCGGTTGTCGCGTCTTATCCTGGGGCGGGACCGGACGAAGTGTTGGAAAAGGTGACGAAGCCGCTGGAACAAAGGCTGGGGACGCTGGCCGGATTAAAGACGATCCAGTCCCAGACACAGGAAGGTCTTGTACTGATTCTGTTGGAATTTGAGTGGTCTGAAGACATCAACGACAAACAAAACGACGTGATTTCCCGCATTAATCAGGTGGATCTTCCGTCGGATGTGGATACGCCGACGTTTCTCAAGTTTGACCCCTCGTCTATACCGATTATGCAGTTGTCGGTGATGAACGGGGATGAGACGGACGAACTGCGGGAAGAAGTCGATGACATTGTGCAATCGCTGACGAATTTGTCCGGTGTGGCAAGCGCTGACGAAAGCGGTCTGCTGGATCGACAGATCAAAGTTGAGCTCGATCCTGAAGAGATGGACCGCCTCGGCTTATCCCATGCCGACATTCAAGATGTCCTTGAGGCAAATCATTTGTCACTGCCTGGCGGAGTGGTGCAAGACGGCGATGACGAGCTGACGACCCGCGTGATCGGCGAGTTGCCCGATGTAGATGCCCTAAAGGATGTCCTGGTGACAGTTGATCCGGCAACCGGAGAGGACGTGACTCTGTCGGATATCGCGTCGGTAGACGTCTCGACGGAAGACCGCACGCTCATTACCCGGACAAATGAAGAACCGAGTGTAAATATTAACGTCTACAAACAGTCCGGGGAAAACACGGCTGCCGTCGCCGCCGCTGTCCACGATGAGATTGAAGAATTGCAAGACGAGTTGGACGTGGAGATTGTAACCATTTTCGACCAGGGGGAATACGTGGAACGGGCAGTGGGCAATGTCTCCTCCGCCATGATCAGCGGCGGGATCCTCGCGATGCTGGTGCTGTTTTTGATTTTGCGTTCCTTTAAAAGTCCCCTCATGATCGGGGTAGCGATCCCGTTTTCAGTCATTGTCACGTTCGTCTTGATGTACTTTGCCGACTTTACTTTGAACATTATGACACTTGGCGGCCTGGCCCTCGGGATAGGGATGCTGGTCGATAACTCGATTGTTGTCATCGAAAACACGTATCGCCATTTACACATGGGAAAACCGCCCAAGCAGGCGGCCGCGGAAGGGGCTGGAGAAGTAGCGGCTGCCATTACGGCGTCAACCTTGACGACACTCGCCGTGTTTTTGCCGGTCGTCTTTGTGAGCGGCATTGTCGGAACGATCTTCCGCGAGTTTGCGTTCACTGTCTCGTTTAGTCTACTGGCCTCGCTCTTTGTGGCATTGACCGTCGTTCCAGTCATGGCTGCCAACCTGCTCAAAAGTCCGCGGAAAAATAAGGAGAAGGAACGGCAGCAAAGCGAGTTCTATACGAGATACCGCTCTGTGGTCAAATGGGCCCTGAATCATCGCAAATCGGTTATTGCCATTGCCCTCGTGTTGCTTGTTGCCGGAGGAGCAGGAGTCTGGTCGGTTGGGTCGGAGTTTTTGCCTGCGATGGACGAAGGGCTGTTCATCGCGGAAGTGGAAATGCCGCCCGGTACGGGTTTGGCAAAGACAGACGAAGTGACGGAAGAAATTGAAGCAATCCTGGCCGATGAACGGGACGTTCAAGACTTCCAGACGGTTATGGGGACAGCAGAAGGCGAGGCGGCGCTGTACGGTGACAGCGGGCGTCACATTGCACAAATATACGTCAGCCTCGTCGATCGGAATCAGCGTGATCGTACGACGAGCGAGATCATGAACGCATTACGCTCGGACATCGAGAGCGTACATGACGACGCAGACATCACTCTGACGGAACAAACGTCGTTTGAGGCGGGCGGCGCACCGAATACAGTTGGGTTTCTCGTGAGCGGCGATAAGGAAGTGCTGGACGACCACCTGGACGAGATCACATCGGCTCTCGAAGACGTTGCTCACGTGACTGACGTCATGAATTCAGAGGCCGAAACGCAACCAGAATTGCAAGTCACGGTCGATCGGGAAAAGGCGCGGGATCACGGGCTTGTGCCCGCTGAAGTCGTCGCGGCTGTGTCGGAAGCGATCAGAGGGGAAGTTGTGACACGAGTAGCCGATGACGAGGGAACCGAACGCGACGTATTGCTGCGGTACGATCGGTCGGTCACGGAATCGCCAGATGCGTTGAATGATTTGGACGTAGGCGGTGTCACCCTCGGAGAGGTGGCGGACATTGAAGAAGGTGAAGGTCCCACGACGTTACAGCGGCACAATTTGGAGAATGCTGTCGAGTACACAGTGCAATACCGTGATGCGACGTTTGGAGAAATGGAGCAAGCCGTACAAGCTGAGCTTGACGACTTAGATTTGCCCGATGAGTTGGACGTCATATTTATCGGCGCTTCAGAGATGCTCGATGATGCGGTAAGCGACTTGACGCTGGCGGCCGTCTTATCCGTTTTACTCGTGTTCCTCGTCTTGGCCGGACAGTTTGAATCGTTTAAGTATCCGTTTGTCATATTGTTTACGTTACCGTTAATGGTCATCGGCGTGGCGTTAGCGTTATTCGTGACTCAGACGCCGGTCGGTGTGACCGTCATGATCGGGTTGATCGTGTTGGTCGGCATTGTGGTGAACAACGCCATCGTCATGGTGGATTACATTAATCGACTCAAGCAAGCAGGGCGGATGACATACGATGCCATCGTCGAAGCCAGCGCGATCCGGCTTCGCCCGATTGTGATGACGGCCACGACGACTATTCTCGGATTACTTCCGCTGTCCCTTGGCATTGGAGAAGGGACAGAGATTCAGCAGCCGCTAGCGATTGCCGTCATCGGAGGGTTGTTAAGTAGCACATTGCTGACCCTAATCGTCATCCCCGTCGTGTACAGCTGGTTTGATCCGGAAACCCGGTACCGCTACACGTACTATCCTGCTCGTCCGCCGCGGCAGCTTCAGTATGTGGACGCAGACGATTTGGCTCTTCCTGAAGGTGACGCTGAAAGCGAAAGGACGGCTCATGAATCATCCAGAGCTCGTGAAGATGAAGACGTGCAAGGGGAAGCTGGAAAAAGGGAGAGACAGACAACCGCGGAGGATCGGGACGGGGGTCAAGGAACTCGTTTAGACGAGGCATCCTACAGTAGTCTCGACGAGCAGTCTGATACAGCGGATAGAGAAACGGAAAGCAGGGCGGACAAACAGCAGGAAACGAAAACACAGAGGACGTCCGACGATCTTTCCTGGGAAGAAGTGTTGGATTTAATGTCCCGCATGTTGGAAGTGGCGAAGAAACTGCCCTCGCGGGATGAGCGGAAAGAAAATGACGACGAAGAACGGTAA
- a CDS encoding YhzD family protein — MQRGKRMYHMTVFDDDGKKLYDSPIEATSDEEAKEKGTVWLKEHRRQDAPYRIFHRTGRLIAFHSHKGKHA; from the coding sequence ATGCAGAGGGGAAAGCGCATGTACCATATGACCGTTTTTGACGACGATGGAAAAAAGCTGTATGACTCACCTATCGAAGCCACTAGTGACGAAGAGGCAAAGGAAAAAGGGACAGTTTGGCTGAAAGAACACCGTCGTCAGGATGCACCGTACCGCATCTTTCACAGGACCGGTCGCTTAATTGCTTTCCACAGCCACAAAGGAAAACATGCTTGA
- the pckA gene encoding phosphoenolpyruvate carboxykinase (ATP), giving the protein MLKEGTQVIDKHLSSLDVAWNLSVPRLVEQAIARGEGQLTATGAFATTTGKFTGRSPKDKYIVDEPSVHSAIDWGPVNQPISESQFDQIYERLLRYMKGRQWFGLNAFAGADPAYRLPIRVLTEYAWHQLFARQLLINATDDNLDSFREPFTVVDAPGFYADPERDDIRSGTFIIIHFAKRLILIGGTEYAGEIKKSVFSLMNYLLPDQNVLPMHCSANMDSSGRTALFFGLSGTGKTTLSTDPNRRLIGDDEHGWSDRGIFNMEGGCYAKCINLSREKEPQIYNAIRFGSVLENVIIDRETGVPVYDDSSLTENTRAAYPIEYIEQAVIPGIGRHPEVIVFLTADAFGVLPPIARLSTDQAMYYFLSGYTSKLAGTERGVTQPEATFSTCFGAPFLPRPAQEYAQLLGERIAQHGTQVYLVNTGWTGGPYGTGERMKLAYTRAMVRAAIDGALEDVPFEREPYFHLSIPSHCPDVPSDVLNPKHTWSDPEAYERKARELAARFHDNFQRFSYVAEKIRKAGPPVRG; this is encoded by the coding sequence TTGCTCAAAGAAGGGACACAAGTGATAGACAAGCACCTGTCCTCTCTCGACGTTGCCTGGAACTTATCTGTTCCCCGCCTTGTCGAACAGGCGATAGCCCGAGGTGAAGGACAGCTGACGGCGACAGGCGCTTTCGCCACCACGACCGGGAAATTTACTGGCCGTTCTCCTAAAGACAAGTATATCGTGGATGAGCCGTCTGTCCACAGTGCGATCGACTGGGGTCCGGTCAACCAGCCGATCAGCGAATCCCAGTTTGACCAGATTTACGAGCGATTGCTCCGCTACATGAAAGGACGCCAGTGGTTTGGGTTGAACGCCTTTGCAGGAGCAGACCCTGCGTACCGCTTGCCGATTCGCGTCCTGACCGAATACGCTTGGCACCAGTTATTTGCGCGTCAATTACTGATCAACGCCACCGACGATAATCTCGACTCCTTCCGTGAACCTTTCACTGTCGTGGATGCCCCCGGTTTTTACGCCGACCCGGAACGTGACGACATCCGCTCGGGGACGTTTATTATCATTCACTTTGCCAAACGCCTCATTCTCATAGGGGGAACTGAGTACGCCGGGGAGATCAAGAAATCCGTGTTCAGCCTTATGAATTACTTGTTGCCCGACCAAAATGTGTTGCCGATGCACTGTTCGGCCAATATGGACTCCTCCGGGCGGACCGCCTTGTTCTTCGGTCTGTCAGGAACCGGAAAAACGACCTTATCCACAGATCCGAATCGGCGTCTGATCGGTGACGATGAACACGGCTGGTCCGACAGAGGAATCTTCAACATGGAGGGGGGATGTTACGCCAAGTGCATCAACTTGTCACGAGAAAAAGAACCGCAAATATACAACGCCATCCGTTTCGGCTCCGTCTTGGAAAATGTCATCATCGACCGTGAGACCGGTGTGCCGGTATACGACGACAGTTCGTTGACGGAGAACACGCGCGCCGCCTACCCCATTGAGTACATCGAACAGGCCGTAATCCCGGGCATCGGACGACATCCAGAAGTCATCGTCTTCTTGACGGCAGACGCCTTTGGCGTCCTGCCTCCGATTGCACGCTTGAGCACCGATCAGGCGATGTACTACTTCCTTTCCGGATATACGAGTAAGCTGGCCGGAACCGAGCGCGGTGTCACCCAACCGGAAGCGACGTTCTCCACCTGCTTCGGCGCACCGTTTCTACCGCGTCCCGCTCAGGAGTACGCCCAACTCCTGGGGGAACGCATCGCGCAGCACGGAACACAGGTCTATCTCGTCAACACCGGTTGGACCGGAGGGCCCTACGGCACGGGGGAACGGATGAAACTCGCCTACACGCGGGCTATGGTACGTGCGGCCATTGACGGCGCATTGGAAGACGTGCCGTTTGAACGTGAACCGTACTTTCATTTATCCATCCCGTCCCATTGTCCCGATGTGCCATCGGATGTGCTCAACCCGAAACACACCTGGTCCGACCCTGAGGCTTACGAACGGAAAGCGCGGGAGTTGGCCGCCCGTTTTCATGACAATTTTCAACGTTTTTCTTACGTCGCGGAAAAGATCCGCAAAGCCGGTCCTCCTGTGCGAGGTTGA
- a CDS encoding DUF2515 family protein: MEKVFDMWEWLTRALGDESTDEQLVKRFRGLFSENYVGETASVPFRQLKNDEREIVQSIRRQTEKRNRNNVTRTAAYLAFFQQHPSVHWAFLAHMVSRNGGWCMTDVKGSLLRPILPKGTAHSFFDMFERSNWLIFHDAYPQLLLYDESIRRGTALFYLLPHFGVSRFMTAVWQHFWRERDESLLTVALIVNEQQYIEQRIVQHSHYRRTVLHTARYKLQCAFDFNQVVFPVTELAEQPRLVGRTMHNFSNVKHRIKTGRKLYQILFHPNFYRRIYEWAASHPHTGSRADYWPHRFTAEEPAGRDKVYSPALSDAWPDIEHRPAEEGDWYQDASSLSVVPDVTAQREESFYVTDVYERSYRRLKLMSWLMRVKRHLARHRAFDGR, translated from the coding sequence GTGGAGAAGGTGTTTGATATGTGGGAATGGTTGACGCGTGCTCTCGGAGATGAAAGTACTGATGAACAGCTTGTCAAACGGTTTAGGGGTCTATTCTCTGAGAACTACGTTGGAGAAACTGCTTCCGTGCCATTTCGTCAGCTCAAAAACGACGAACGGGAGATCGTTCAATCCATTCGCAGGCAAACAGAAAAACGTAACCGGAACAATGTGACGCGGACTGCCGCCTATCTCGCATTTTTCCAACAGCACCCCAGTGTTCACTGGGCTTTCCTTGCGCACATGGTTTCGCGCAACGGCGGTTGGTGCATGACAGATGTGAAGGGATCTCTCTTGAGGCCGATTCTCCCCAAGGGAACGGCCCATTCTTTTTTTGACATGTTCGAACGTTCCAACTGGCTGATTTTCCACGATGCATACCCCCAATTGCTCCTGTACGACGAATCCATTCGCCGGGGAACGGCTTTATTTTACTTGCTGCCGCACTTTGGTGTGTCGCGTTTCATGACAGCTGTATGGCAACACTTTTGGAGGGAGAGAGACGAATCGCTGTTAACCGTTGCCCTCATTGTGAACGAACAGCAGTACATTGAGCAGCGGATCGTCCAACATTCGCATTATCGGCGCACTGTACTGCACACGGCCCGCTACAAATTGCAGTGTGCCTTTGATTTCAATCAAGTCGTCTTTCCCGTCACGGAACTAGCGGAACAACCACGCTTGGTGGGACGAACGATGCACAACTTTTCAAACGTGAAACACCGAATCAAAACGGGACGAAAATTGTACCAGATACTGTTTCATCCGAATTTTTATAGACGGATTTACGAGTGGGCCGCTTCCCATCCGCATACCGGTTCGCGGGCAGACTACTGGCCGCACCGGTTTACGGCAGAAGAACCTGCTGGACGCGACAAAGTGTACAGTCCGGCACTATCCGATGCGTGGCCGGACATCGAACACCGTCCAGCGGAAGAAGGGGATTGGTATCAAGATGCGTCAAGCCTTTCCGTCGTTCCGGACGTAACGGCCCAAAGGGAGGAAAGTTTTTATGTCACCGACGTCTACGAGCGGTCATACCGCCGACTTAAACTCATGTCGTGGCTCATGCGCGTGAAACGACATCTTGCCCGCCATCGGGCGTTTGACGGGAGGTGA
- the rnz gene encoding ribonuclease Z, producing MELHFLGTGAGVPSKTRNVSSIAFSLPEYGGRMWMFDCGEGSQHQILHTSLRLRKLEKLFVTHMHGDHIFGIPGLLASRSFQGGESPLTLYGPPGIQRYVDMSLSLSGTHLPFELDVVEMEDGMTVEDPPLTVHIGQLDHRVPCFGFRVVERDAPGKLLVDKLKAFGVPPGPVYRKVKQGETVQLEDGRIMDGRDFLGPVRRGRIVTVLGDTRRCDRAVTLAKHADVLVHEATYSEAERELARAYFHATAGEAAETAVEAQVSTLILTHVSPRYHEKEDVLLQEARRIFTRSFLAQDGSSFTVSRY from the coding sequence TTGGAGTTGCACTTTTTGGGGACGGGAGCCGGTGTTCCCTCGAAAACTCGAAATGTGTCGTCCATCGCGTTCTCATTACCTGAATACGGTGGGCGGATGTGGATGTTCGATTGTGGAGAAGGGTCACAACATCAGATTTTGCACACATCTCTTAGATTAAGAAAGTTAGAAAAACTGTTCGTCACTCACATGCACGGAGATCACATTTTCGGGATTCCGGGTTTACTGGCCAGCCGTTCGTTCCAGGGAGGTGAAAGCCCCCTCACCCTTTACGGACCACCGGGTATTCAACGTTATGTCGACATGTCCCTCTCCCTTTCTGGAACGCATCTGCCTTTTGAACTGGATGTCGTAGAAATGGAAGACGGCATGACGGTGGAAGATCCCCCTTTGACGGTACACATCGGCCAATTGGATCACCGCGTTCCCTGTTTCGGTTTTCGTGTAGTGGAACGGGATGCTCCGGGTAAACTTTTAGTGGACAAACTGAAAGCTTTTGGAGTTCCACCAGGGCCGGTCTATCGAAAAGTGAAACAGGGTGAGACGGTTCAATTGGAGGATGGCCGCATCATGGATGGACGTGACTTTCTCGGGCCCGTACGACGCGGTCGGATCGTCACCGTATTAGGAGACACCCGTCGCTGTGACAGAGCGGTCACATTGGCGAAACACGCCGATGTCCTCGTACATGAAGCGACTTATAGCGAAGCTGAGCGGGAGTTGGCTCGCGCCTATTTTCACGCCACGGCCGGTGAGGCAGCCGAAACAGCTGTTGAAGCCCAGGTGTCAACCCTCATTCTGACCCATGTCAGTCCCCGTTACCACGAGAAAGAAGACGTCTTGCTGCAGGAAGCCCGGCGCATTTTTACCCGGTCGTTCCTTGCGCAAGATGGGTCGTCGTTTACCGTGTCCAGGTATTGA
- a CDS encoding acyl-CoA thioesterase has product MGRRLPCPGIDLKYLTPIRCLVYNEKHGISQVKGASGEMERSIEIEVRSTEIDELGHVNNAKYLEYLEWGREDWYDRTGLGAEQLSAKNLGTVLVHLKINYRREARKGDRLHIVTRPKRKGNTSFVLEQDIVNENGQLVADAEVTVVLFDLTKRKSVPLPAEFGPIFEEAND; this is encoded by the coding sequence ATGGGTCGTCGTTTACCGTGTCCAGGTATTGACTTAAAATATTTAACGCCGATACGCTGTTTGGTGTACAATGAGAAGCATGGAATATCGCAAGTCAAAGGGGCGAGTGGCGAGATGGAGCGGTCGATTGAGATCGAAGTACGCTCTACAGAAATAGACGAACTGGGACACGTCAACAACGCCAAATATTTGGAGTATTTGGAATGGGGGCGCGAAGACTGGTACGATCGTACAGGGCTTGGCGCGGAGCAGTTGTCGGCGAAAAATCTCGGCACAGTGCTCGTCCATCTGAAGATCAATTACCGCCGTGAGGCGCGTAAAGGCGACCGTTTACACATCGTGACCAGACCTAAGCGAAAAGGGAACACCAGTTTCGTGTTGGAACAAGACATTGTGAATGAAAATGGTCAGCTCGTCGCCGACGCAGAGGTAACTGTGGTCCTGTTTGACCTCACGAAGCGAAAAAGTGTGCCGCTCCCGGCAGAGTTCGGGCCCATTTTTGAGGAAGCGAATGACTGA
- a CDS encoding transglutaminase domain-containing protein produces the protein MGKLCVPFLLITVSLMAISGCSGTEVAGTEEGEQGKGQIESTSVPIKLTPYAEEVGASLEHPESQVLSVRQSFRLAGRVRDAEQLMGSHVWVYLDGPKGGSFDYYLPMEGGHFEGEIRLFEGEGVYNVTVRVPDKETADRFYDIATLEVTNKSTEITRDVALRPPGLEANLRMTEPASGYVEADGTLSLAGTVGETFHGQTIVVKEEKDGESSELLLPVEDGAFAGDIPLYYGAGLYDITVMVPDSSREDTYLEAAHLLVSNESTTVMEPITYYKHYYEHKFQLDEPKGGGLQAGETFRVSGSLDLNLEENQNVEQLIVTTEKDGEEASYLIPIHDGRFDGEFWLRFGPGEYEVTLNVPTDPGAEQSYFKFAGVASFRVLSDAEDGRYLMPSRGIQADAPAIEKLAEDLTRGKNGEREKAKAIYEYVAKTVKYDVRKLENDAFKLDDSALKTLESQKGVCQDYAFLTVALLRSIGIESRYIGGTAQSGSFVERHAWVEAKVNGEWVVMDPTWGAGYVQDGRFVAHYDPQYFDPDSQTFEKTHRREEIVY, from the coding sequence GTGGGGAAGTTGTGCGTGCCGTTCCTCCTGATCACCGTATCGCTAATGGCCATTTCAGGATGTTCTGGGACGGAGGTGGCGGGTACTGAGGAGGGTGAACAGGGGAAAGGACAGATCGAATCGACGTCGGTGCCGATCAAACTGACGCCGTACGCGGAAGAAGTAGGCGCTTCTCTCGAACACCCAGAAAGCCAAGTGTTGTCTGTCCGTCAATCCTTTCGTCTCGCTGGACGTGTTCGCGATGCAGAACAGCTCATGGGGTCGCACGTTTGGGTGTACTTAGATGGACCGAAAGGCGGCTCATTTGACTACTACCTGCCGATGGAAGGCGGCCATTTTGAGGGTGAGATTCGTCTGTTCGAAGGAGAAGGAGTCTATAACGTCACTGTTCGTGTTCCGGACAAGGAGACGGCCGATCGTTTTTACGATATAGCGACTTTGGAAGTGACAAACAAAAGCACTGAGATAACGCGGGATGTGGCACTGCGTCCCCCGGGCTTGGAAGCGAATCTCCGCATGACGGAGCCGGCGAGCGGATATGTCGAGGCCGACGGCACACTCTCACTAGCAGGAACAGTCGGAGAAACGTTTCATGGGCAGACGATCGTGGTAAAAGAAGAAAAAGACGGGGAGTCGTCAGAGTTGTTGCTGCCGGTCGAAGACGGGGCCTTTGCCGGGGACATTCCGCTGTACTACGGCGCTGGCCTCTACGACATTACCGTCATGGTGCCAGACTCGTCCCGGGAAGACACTTATCTCGAAGCGGCTCATCTCTTAGTGTCGAACGAGAGTACGACCGTGATGGAACCGATCACATACTATAAGCATTACTACGAACACAAGTTTCAACTGGACGAACCGAAGGGTGGCGGGTTGCAAGCAGGAGAGACGTTTCGGGTAAGCGGGAGCCTTGACCTGAATCTGGAGGAGAACCAAAATGTCGAACAGTTGATTGTGACGACGGAAAAGGATGGAGAAGAAGCGAGCTACCTCATTCCGATCCATGACGGTCGCTTCGACGGGGAGTTTTGGCTGCGTTTCGGCCCTGGAGAATACGAGGTGACACTGAACGTCCCGACGGATCCCGGAGCGGAACAGTCGTACTTCAAATTTGCCGGTGTAGCCTCTTTTCGCGTCTTAAGCGATGCAGAAGACGGGCGTTATTTAATGCCGTCACGCGGAATTCAAGCCGATGCTCCCGCAATCGAGAAGTTGGCGGAAGATTTGACACGGGGGAAAAACGGTGAACGTGAAAAAGCGAAGGCGATATATGAATACGTGGCCAAAACCGTGAAGTACGATGTACGAAAACTTGAGAACGACGCGTTCAAACTGGATGACAGTGCGTTGAAGACCCTTGAGAGCCAAAAAGGGGTCTGTCAGGATTACGCCTTTCTAACTGTGGCATTGCTGCGTTCGATCGGAATCGAATCGCGTTACATCGGGGGAACGGCGCAGTCCGGTTCGTTCGTCGAACGGCACGCATGGGTCGAGGCAAAAGTGAACGGGGAATGGGTGGTCATGGATCCGACGTGGGGCGCCGGCTACGTGCAAGATGGGCGATTCGTCGCCCATTACGACCCGCAGTACTTCGACCCTGACTCGCAAACATTCGAGAAGACGCACCGGCGGGAAGAAATTGTTTACTAA
- a CDS encoding YojF family protein — translation MIPIEVEEVQNAIQGLTDKDLYIHLETTGGAYTKNSVSAYIRNAVVRFTDGRIKGAGPYRVGLKMEHGWIYAEGLTHWELDDQKRLLLAGYDDAGRLTVALQLSAEPF, via the coding sequence GTGATTCCGATTGAAGTAGAAGAAGTACAAAACGCAATCCAAGGGTTGACCGACAAAGACTTGTACATTCATCTGGAGACGACCGGTGGGGCGTATACGAAAAACAGCGTCAGCGCCTACATTCGAAATGCAGTGGTGCGTTTTACCGACGGGCGGATCAAAGGGGCGGGACCGTACCGCGTCGGGCTCAAAATGGAACACGGCTGGATTTATGCAGAAGGATTGACTCATTGGGAGTTAGACGATCAAAAGCGCCTCTTGTTGGCGGGATATGACGATGCGGGAAGGTTGACCGTGGCGCTGCAGTTAAGCGCTGAGCCGTTTTGA
- the bshB2 gene encoding bacillithiol biosynthesis deacetylase BshB2, which yields MTERRVLVVLPHPDDESFGAAGVIAQLRRKGTPVTYVCATLGEMGRNMGRPFFANRETLPDVRKKELENACAVLGIEDLRLLGMRDKTLEFEDPDLFADRIQAIIDELNPSRIITFYPGHGIHPDHDACGEAVVRAVSRSPKEKRPVLHCIAIREDSEDILGKPDVVVDVSDVLDIKIEAIKSHRTQYQGIISQFGMEADEQNQELRQWLARETFWVYDV from the coding sequence ATGACAGAACGCCGCGTTCTTGTCGTATTGCCGCATCCGGATGACGAATCGTTCGGAGCTGCCGGTGTCATTGCCCAGTTGAGGCGAAAGGGGACACCAGTTACTTACGTCTGTGCGACCCTGGGGGAGATGGGGCGGAATATGGGAAGGCCGTTTTTCGCCAACCGGGAAACACTTCCGGACGTGAGGAAAAAGGAACTGGAGAACGCCTGTGCCGTCCTCGGTATCGAAGATTTGCGCTTGCTTGGAATGCGCGACAAGACCTTGGAGTTTGAAGATCCGGATTTGTTTGCAGACCGCATTCAGGCGATAATCGACGAGTTAAATCCGTCTCGCATCATCACGTTTTATCCCGGTCACGGTATTCATCCGGATCACGATGCCTGTGGCGAAGCGGTGGTCAGGGCCGTTTCCCGCTCGCCGAAAGAGAAGAGGCCGGTCTTGCACTGTATAGCGATACGTGAAGACAGCGAGGACATTTTAGGGAAACCTGATGTCGTGGTGGACGTAAGTGATGTCTTGGATATCAAAATAGAGGCCATTAAATCTCACCGCACACAATATCAAGGGATCATCTCCCAGTTCGGCATGGAAGCAGACGAACAAAACCAAGAACTGCGCCAGTGGCTCGCCCGGGAGACGTTTTGGGTGTACGACGTGTAG